The Desulfovibrio sp. G11 region GAACCGCCTGCAAAAAAGCATCAAAGAATTTCTGGGTGTTTCGGCCAAGGTGCGCCTGATGGAACCGCGCTCCATCCAGCGCTCTGAAGGCAAGGCCCAGCGCATCGTGGACCAGCGCGAAAAGCCGTAGCACACGGCAGATGCAGGACTTCAGACGGGCCGTTATCCACGGCCCGTCCTGCGTTTTATCAGCCCCGGCTTTTCATGCAGTTTTTGCCCGGTTCGGCATACCGGCAGAGCAGAAAAAAATAAATCTTGCCGAAATTTATGGAACAAAGCTTGACACTCAGGCTCAATCCACGTAAAAGCATACCTCGCTGAGCGGGAGTAACTCAGTGGTAGAGTGCAACCTTGCCAAGGTTGAAGTCGCGGGTTCAAATCCCGTCTCCCGCTCCAATTTTTTTGCTGGCGGCATAGCCAAGTGGTAAGGCAGAGGTCTGCAAAACCTCCATCTCCAGTTCAAATCTGGATGCCGCCTCCAAAAAATTTTCACGCTTCGCCGTTTCGCAGACCATGCGGGAGTAACTCAGTGGTAGAGTGCAACCTTGCCAAGGTTGAAGTCGCGGGTTCAAATCCCGTCTCCCGCTCCACTTTTGCGGGAATAACTCAACGGTAGAGTGTCAGCTTCCCAAGCTGAAAGTTGCGGGTTCAAATCCCGTTTCCCGCTCCAGAGAAAAAACATGCCCTTACGGTCACGCCGCAAGGGCCTTTTTTATTATTCAACAGCATGTGTGGACACACCGTCTTTATCTTTATCCTCGCCGTTGGTCCCTCTCTGTTCGGGCATGCCCAAGATGTGCTGGCAAAAAAAGGGCCGAGGTTATCACCCCGGCGATAACGTACGGTATTTTTCGCACATTGAAAAAATGGAAGTAGCCCGCCAAGTCGGTTAAGTTTGGTTATCGCCAAACAACCACCAAACCAACGTGGAGAGCTACAGATGGAAGCTATCAGGATGCACAGTAAAAAGAAAGTTCCGGTGATTGCTGTCGATGAAGAAGAATTGCGCACACACGTTTCCGAGGTTGTGCGCCAAAGTGTCGAGGAGACCTTGAACGGCCTGCTAGATGCGGAAGCTGATACCCTTTGTCAGGCCCGACGCTATGAACGCAACGCGGAGCGCGCCAGTACCCGCGCTGGACATTACGAGCGGAATTTGCAGACCAAGGCCGGCACGGTTCAGCTCAAGGTTCCCAAGCTGCGGCACATGCCGTTTGAAACCGCGATCATCGAACGATACCGTCGCCGGGAAAGTTCAGTGGAAGAAGCCTTGGTAGAGATGTACCTGGCAGGCGTGTCGGTACGTCGGGTCGAGGATATTACCGAGGCTCTTTGGGGCAGTCGAGTCAGTCCAAGCACAATAAGCGACTTGAATCAAAAGATTTTTGAGCGGGTTGAGGAATGGCGCAATCGACCACTTGAACCGAAATCCCCGTACATTTTTGTGGATGGAATATGGCTGAAACGCTCTTGGGGCGGTGAAGTTCAAAACGTATCTGTGCTAGTAGCCATTGGCGTGAGTACCGGCGGCTTCCGTGAAATTCTCGGAGTGGCAGAAGGATCACGTGAGGATGCAGAAAGCTGGCGGCAATTTCTTCGATATCTCCGAGAGCGTGGCCTCGAACAGATAGACCTTGTTGTATCTGATAAAAGCCTTGGCTTACTGGAGGCGCTTGGAGAATTTTACCCAGATGCCAAATGGCAGCGCTGCGTGGTGCATTTTTATCGCAACGTACTGCATGCGGTTCCTCGCGGTAAAGCCAAAGAAGTTGCTTTGATGCTCAAAGCTGTTCATGCCCAAGAGGACAAAGAGGCCGCACACCGGAAATCGGTGGAAGTGATAAGCAAGTTACGAGCGCAACGTCTTGAGAAGGCAGCCAGAATAGTGGAATCCGGCTGTGACGAAACGCTTTCGTATTATGATTTTCCCGTGGCCCACTGGCGGCACATCAGGACAAACAATCCGCTTGAGCGTTTGAACCGTGAAATTCGCCGTCGAACCAGAGTAGTGGGCAGTTTTCCGGATGGTCATGCTGCCCTGATGTTGGTGGCTGCCCGCCTGCGCTATATGGCAGGCCAAAAGTGGGGTACGCAACGGTATATGAACATGAATCAAGAGATATCGGTTTAAATCAGAGATTTTGCGGCACGTACGAAACCATGCTTCACCGGCTAGCTGCTACAAAATGTGCGAAAAATTCTGGACACTACCCCCCGGCTTTTCCGCTTTTACGTCGTATGAACGACCTCGCCCATCCATATTAGTGGCGCAAATTTTTTATTGATGCTGAACCGAGGATGCCTCCAGCTTCATTCTTGTTTCGTCAATAATCCTTCTTAGCCCCTGATTAAAATCATCTTTTTTTACAATCTGCGTATTCGCTCCAAACCATCTGTGCACTTTGACTTCATCTGAAGCTGGCGGCACACTGTTAAGATAGTTTGTCCAGTTTGATAAAATACGTTCAATCTCACCACGTTGTTTCTTTGTAATCTCATTATTCAATTTCATTATCGTTTACGGTGACACAAAGGAAGAGATTGCACAAGCTAATTAAACTATTTTTTCCTCAAAATGTCGCCACTCATGGCTGCTTCACAGTCATATAGCTTCCAGATTAAAAAATCTGCCCTACCATGATCGCTTTATCCGTGCGCCTTCGGGCATCTTCATCAAAAGCATTGCTGCCCGTTCCGCCGCCACAAAAATCAGCACCGGGGATGGAACCTCCAGGCAGGCATAGAACAGCAGACGGGCAATCTGTGGCTAAAAACCGCAGCAGAACCGTAAAAAATCCCGGTCTGCCCGCAGTAACGGCAGGAAGTCCCCGTTATGCGGCAAGCTTTCGTCCATAAAAGCAAGGATGCCGGTCAACCTCCGGCTGACCGACATCCAACATCCGGCACAAGTGCCGTACTGTGCATACAAACTATTTTTTGGCAGCCTTGGCGGCCTCGGCGGCTTCACGCGCGGCGGGGCTCATGTGACAAGGACGGCAGCCCTTGAACTGCGGGAACTTGCCCGGATTTTCAGCAGCAAGCTTCTTGTGGCAGCCAAGGCACGAGCGGTCGCTGTTTTTGGAGTGGAACGCCATGAACATACTCATGGGGTCGCGCTCACGCGCGCCGGGCGTGGCGTGACACTCGGTACAGGCCACATAGCGGCCATCGCTGCCTTCCTCGTGGTGGCAGTGGAAGCAGGAAATACCCTTGTGTGCGGTATGGGGAAACATGACGTTCATGCGCTTGGAGCCGGAAGCTTCAATTTCAATGGGTTCCTTGATGGCTTGCGACATCTCTTTGACGCTGCGGGCCTGCGCGCCGCCAGCCCACAGAAACGTCAGGGCAAAAAGAGTGATGACCAGGG contains the following coding sequences:
- a CDS encoding IS256 family transposase, translating into MEAIRMHSKKKVPVIAVDEEELRTHVSEVVRQSVEETLNGLLDAEADTLCQARRYERNAERASTRAGHYERNLQTKAGTVQLKVPKLRHMPFETAIIERYRRRESSVEEALVEMYLAGVSVRRVEDITEALWGSRVSPSTISDLNQKIFERVEEWRNRPLEPKSPYIFVDGIWLKRSWGGEVQNVSVLVAIGVSTGGFREILGVAEGSREDAESWRQFLRYLRERGLEQIDLVVSDKSLGLLEALGEFYPDAKWQRCVVHFYRNVLHAVPRGKAKEVALMLKAVHAQEDKEAAHRKSVEVISKLRAQRLEKAARIVESGCDETLSYYDFPVAHWRHIRTNNPLERLNREIRRRTRVVGSFPDGHAALMLVAARLRYMAGQKWGTQRYMNMNQEISV
- a CDS encoding type VI secretion system contractile sheath large subunit, with amino-acid sequence MKLNNEITKKQRGEIERILSNWTNYLNSVPPASDEVKVHRWFGANTQIVKKDDFNQGLRRIIDETRMKLEASSVQHQ
- a CDS encoding cytochrome c3 family protein, which gives rise to MKTLVITLFALTFLWAGGAQARSVKEMSQAIKEPIEIEASGSKRMNVMFPHTAHKGISCFHCHHEEGSDGRYVACTECHATPGARERDPMSMFMAFHSKNSDRSCLGCHKKLAAENPGKFPQFKGCRPCHMSPAAREAAEAAKAAKK